In Serinicoccus marinus DSM 15273, the genomic stretch ACCCATGGCCGCGAGCATCCCCGGGGTGGCGACCGAGCCGGGCCCGACGTAGGTGACCATGCCGCCGCCGTAGTCGGAGGCGGCCTCGATGAGCCCGGCCCCGCGGACGTCGGCGCTCATGCCGCGGCCGGGCATCTCGACGTTGCCGTCGACGACCACCGGGTCCGCGCCGTCGGCCCACACGTTGATGAAGCACCCGCCGAGCGTGGAAATGACGCCCGGCTCGGTCACCGTGGCGGTCATCATCGCCGCCACCGCGGCGTCCACCGCGGTGCCGCCGGAGTCCAGGGCGTGCCGGGCGGCCTCGGTGGCGTAGGTGTTGGGGGCGGCGATCGCGGCGGGACGGGTCACGGTCCGATTGTGCCGCAGGGCGAGGGTGCTCCCGCCGGAGGCACTCCGAGCCCGGGCCGGCGGCTCTGGCAGGGTGTGCGGCGTGACGACTGCTCCCGCGCGGCCCGTGGACGGGGCCACCCCGTCCCGCGTCGGCAGGGTGGCGGTCGTGGTGGCCGTGCTCGCGGCCGGCTGTGGCTGGGCGCTCGTGCTCCGCCACGGCTTCCCGCACGGCGACGACGTCCTGCACGCGATGGCCGGGCAGCAGCCGGGCGACGTGCGGACGGTGTCCGGCTGGCTGGCGTCGTGGCGCTTCGACTACTCCTGGCGCAACGGCCGCGCCGCCGACGCGGTGGCCCGTCTGATCCTGCTCGGGGGCCGCCCCGGGGCCGCCGTGGTCGGGGCGCTCGTCATGGTGTTCATGGGGCTGGCCACCTGGCCCTGGCTGCGGATGGCCGGCGGGTCCCGGCGCCTCGTCGCGTCCTGGGCGGCCCTCGGGCTGGCGCTGCCCTTCCTGGCCGTCCAGGCGCACTCCTGGCTGACCGGCGAGGGCCTGCTGTGGGTGTCCGGCCTGGCCAACTACCCGCTCGCGACGCTGTCCTTCCTCGTCGCCGCCGCGGCCGTCAGCGGCGCGCTGGGCGGGCGGGGCGCCTGGCTGGCGCTCCCCGTGGTCCTGTATGCCCACATCGGCCACGAGGTGTCGGCCGTCGCGACCCTCGTGGCCACCCTGCTGGCGCTCGCGCTGCGCCGGCCCGGCCGTGGGCAGCGGGGCACCTGGGCCGCGGTGGTCGTCTCCCTCGCCGGCTTCGCCGTCCTGGCCACCGCCCCCGGGCTGTGGCGTCGGACCACCGAGGAGGACCTCGTGCTGCCGCTGTTGCAGGCGCTGGCGCGCACCACGCTGATGTTCGCCTCCCTCACCCTCGGCTGGTGGCTGGTCCTCGGGACCCTGGCGGTGGTCGGCGCCGTGCTCGCCGGGCGCGGCACCCGCTGGGTCGCCGTCGTGGCCGGCCTGGCCGCCTGGGTCGCGCTGTGGCTCGTCCGCCGCCGGTGGCCCCGGCTCGCCGACCTCTGCGCCGACGCCGACACCGCCGTCCCGGCGACCGCCCTCGCCGTGCTCACCATCGGCGCCGCCGCGGTGCTCGTGGTGAGCGTGCTGGACCTGACCGTCCACGCGTGGGGGGCGCGGGCGGCATACCCCGTCCTGGCGCTGACCGGTGCGGCCGTGGTGGCGGCCGGCGTGCCGATCGTGGCGTCGGTGTGCGGGCAGCGCGCGTTCTTCCTGCCCACCACGGCGCTGGTGCTGGCCGCCGGTTGCGCGCTGCGGCTCGTCCTCGGTGCGCTGGCGGACCGCGGGGTCCGTGGGGAGCGTGCCGCCCGCTCGCTGCTCGTGCTCGGCGTGCTCGGCGCGGTCGTCTCGGCGGGCGCCTACGTCGCGGTCACCTCCTCCCGGGCGGCCCGCAACGCCGCGGCCTACGACGCCTTCGTGACCGAGGTCGAGGCGGCGCGGTCCGCCGGCTCCGGGGAGGTCGTCGTGCCCGAGCTGCCGGAGGAGGGGTATGCCTACCGCCGCGCCTTCTACCTCGCGCGCTACGCCTGCGACCTCCGCCACTTCCACGACCTGCCCGACGGGGTCCTGCTGACCGACCCCGAGCGCCGCGAGGACCGCGCGACCACCCGGACGACCGGCTGCGAGACGACCTGGCAGCGCACCCTCAGCCGGGCGGGGCAGCGGGCTGCTCCCGACCAGCCGTGAGGACGTAGCGGGTCAGGACGAAGGTCAGGGGCACCGCGGCGATGCCCATGATCAGGGTGGCGTAGCGCTCGTCCACGCCGGCGGCCTCGACCAGCAGCACCGAGCCCACCGTCGTGAACGTCAGGTTGACCACGGTCGTGAGGGGGTAGGCGAGGAAGCGGCGCCAGGTGGGGCGCACCCGAAGGTGAACAGGCTGTTGGCGAAGAAGGAGAAGACCACCGCCCCGGACCAGCCGAGCAGGTGCGCCGGGACATAGGGCATACCCAGCAGGAGCAGGCGGTAGAGCAGGTAGTAGACCGCCGTGTTGGCGACCCCCACCAGCACGAAGCGCAGCAGCGACCTCATCCGACCCCGCCGGTGCCGTCGTCACTGCCGCCGTCCTCGTGCCGGATGACCTCGTGCACGAGGTAGCTCGGACGGGCCTTGACCTCCTGGTAGATCCGGCCGACGTACTCGCCCATGACGCCCACGGCGAGCAGCTGGACGCCGGACAGACCGGTGATGACCGCGATCGTCGTGATGTAGCCGGGCTGGGTGACGCCGTGCAGCAGGTAACCGACGAGCAGCCAGACGAGGTAGGCCACGGCCGCCAGGACGGCCCAGCCGCCGAGGTGCATGAGCAGGCGCAGCGGACGGGTGTTGAAGGCCAGCGCCCCGTCGATCCCGTAGTTGAGCAGCGAGCGCAGCGTCCAGGCCGACCGGCCCTCGCCCCGCGAGACGTTGCGGTAGCTCACCGTCGCGGTGGGGAAGCCGACCCAGGAGAAGAGCCCCTTGGAGAAGCGGTTGCGCTCGGGCAGCGCGAGCAGCGCGTCGAGGAACGCCCTGCTCATGACCCGGAAGTCGCCTACGCCGTCCTGGATGCGGACGGTCTCGATGAGGCCGTTGACCAGCCGGTAGTAGAGCCGGGACAGCACCGAGCGCACGAAGGGGTCCTCGGCGCGGTCGCGGCGGGCCACGACCTGCTCGGCGTCGGTCGTCGTGAGCAGGGTGTACATCGAGGCCAGCAGCTCCGGCGGGTGCTGCAGGTCGCCGTCCAGGAGCGCGACCGCGTCCCCGGTGGCCGCCCGCAGCCCCGCGAGCATCGCGGCCTCCTTGCCGAAGTTGCGCGACAGCCGCAGCACCACGGTGGAGGGGTCGGCGTCGGCGAGCCCGCGGGCGAGGTCCAGCGTGGCGTCGGTCGAGCCGTCGTCGACGAGCACCACCTCGAGCCCTCCCGGGCCCAGGCCCAGGCCCGCGGCGACCTCGTGCAGCCGGCCGTGCAGCTCGACCAGGGTGCCCTCCTCGTTGAGGCACGGGACCACGACGGACAGGGCAGGCATGCCGCTCACGCTAGCTCAGAAGAGACGGGCCTCGGCGTCGTCCAGACCGCGCAGCGCCTCGTAGTCGAGGGTGACGCACCGGATGCCGCGGTCGCCCGCGAGCACCCGCGCCTGCGGCTTGATGAGCTGGGCCGCGAAGACCCCCTCGACCGGGGCCAGGTGGGGGTCCCGGTTGAGCAGCTCGAGGTAGCGGGTGAGCTGCTCGACCCCGTCGATGTCGCCGCGACGCTTGATCTCGACGGCGATCGTGGCGCCGTCGGCGTCCCGGCACAGGATGTCGACCGGCCCGATGGCCGTCGGGTACTCCCGCCGCAGCAGCGTGTAGCCGTCGCCGAGGGTGCCGATGTGCTCGGCGAGCAGCGCCTGCAGCTGGGCCTCCACGCCGTCCTTGACCAGGCCCGGGTCGATGCCCAGGTCGTGGCTGGTGTCGGAGAGCACCTCGTGGATCTTCACCCGCAGCGTGTCCTCGCGCTTGGCGTGCGAGACCTGCCAGACCTGCTCCACGCCCTGCTCGGCCTCGACCTCGTCCGGCTCGGTCGTGGCCATCGCGCACGGCGGCGCCATCCAGTTGAGCGGCTTGTAGGACCCGCCGTCGGAGTGGATGAGGACCGACCCGTCGGCCTTGACCATGAGCAGCCGGGTGGCCAGCGGCAGATGGGCCTCGAGGGCCCCGTGGTAGTCCACCGAGCACCGGGCGATGACGACGCGCACGGGCCTCACCCTAGCCGTCGGGACGCGTGACATGATCGCCGTATGCGTCAGATCACCACGGTCGGGGTCATCGGGCTGGGCACCATGGGTGCGGGCATCGTCGAGGTCTTCGCGAGAGGGGGGCTGGAGGTCGTCGGGGTGGAGACCACCGAGGAGCTCGCCGAGCGCGGGCGGGGGATCCTGCAGGCCTCGACCGACCGGGCGGTGGCCAAGGGCAGGCTCGACGAGGCCGGGCAGAGCGAGATCCTGGGGCGCGTCACGATCACCACCCGGATGGAGGACCTCGCCCCGGCCGACCTGGTCATGGAGGCGGTGCCCGAGGTCATGGACCTCAAGCACCAGGTGTTCTCCACCCTCGACGGCATCGTCGCGCAGGACGCCGTCCTGGCCTCCAACACCTCCAGCCTGTCCATCACCGCGATCGCGGCGGGCACGGCCCACCCCGAGCGGGTCGTCGGTATGCACTTCTTCAACCCCGCGCCGGTGCTCAAGCTGGTCGAGGTCATCACGACCGTGCGCACCGAGGACTCGGTGCGGGACGGGGTGGTCGAGCTCTCCGAGCGGATCGGCAAGCGACCGGTGGTGGTCGCCGACCGCGCCGGCTTCGTCGCCAACTACCTCCTGTTCGGCTACTTCGTCTCCGCGCTGCGGATGCTGGAGCAGGGGCACGTGTCGCGCCAGGACCTCGACACCGCGATGCGGGTCGGGGCCGGTCTGCCGATGGGCCCGTGCACCCTCATGGACCTCGTCGGGCTGGACGTCTGCCACCACATCGGCGACGTCATCTACGCGCACAGCCGCAGCCCCATGCACGCGCCGAGCGCGATGCTGGAGCGGATGGTCACCGCCGGCCTGCTCGGCCGCAAGAGCGGAGCGGGCTTCTACACCTACGCCAAGCCCGGCAGCGGGCAGGTCGTGCCCGACACCGACGACGGCTCTGCGCCGGCAACAGCCGCGGTCTCGGCGGTCGGCGTGGTCGGCGCCGGGGAGATCGCCGATGAGCTGGTCTCCCGGCTGCGCGACGGAGGGTATGCCGTGACCCAGGTCTCCGACCCGCAGGACACCGAGGAGCTGCGGGGTCTGGCGCACGTCGGGGTCGTCGTGGAGGCGCACCAGATCGAGGCCGCCGGGTCGCTGGACGAGGAGGAGACCGGGTCGGCGCCCGCGCCGGTGCCGGGGCAAGAGCTCTGGGAGGTCCTGGGCGAGATCTGCGGCCCGGAGACCGTGCTGACCACCGTCAACGAGGACCTCGCCGTGGCCGTCGGTGCGCTGTCCGGGCGACCCGAGAAGGCCGCGGTGCTGCGCATCCACGCGCCCACCGGCAACGGCCAGGCGGTGGAGATCGGGCGCTCGAGCGCGACCGACGACGCCACGGTCGCCACGTTGTGCGCCCTGGTCACGAGCATCGGTGCCGAGCCGGTCGTCTGCCGGGACCGCCCGGGCCTGGTGGTGGACGCCCTCCTCATGCCGCACCTCATGGACGCCGTCCGGATGCTCGACGAGGGCTATGCCGGCGTGGCCGACATCGACACCGCGCTGCAGCACGGGCTGGGCTACCCCGTCGGGCCGTTCGCGATGATCGACCAGATCGGGGCCGAGGAGGTCCTCACCGTGTGCGAGGAGCTCACCGAGGCTGGAGGACTGCCCCGCGAGTCGGTCGAGCCCTCCCCGCTGCTCATCGAGCACGTGCTGCTCGACCGCCCGTTCACGGGCTGAGCGTGCCCCGGTCCAACCGGCCGCGCCGCGGGGGCAGACCCCGGCGCCCGGCCGGGGCGAGCGGCGGGGGAGGTGGCCCGCCGCCGCGCCGCGGGCCGGAGGAGGTCCGCTACGCCGGGCAGGTCTGGGCGGTGCGCCAGGTCCGCCCCAACGACAGCGGCCGGAGCTACCGCTGCCCGGGCTGCCAGCAGGAGGTCGGCGCCGGCGTCGCGCATACCGTCGCCTGGCCGGTCGACGGGATGCAGCAGGCGGAGAACCGGCGGCACTGGCACACCGTCTGCTGGTCCGCCCGCGAGCGCCGCCGCCCCGGCGGCTCCTTCGCCTAGACACATCCCCCACCGAGCGTCGCGAATGGTTGCCCTCGGTCGGGCTGGAGGCGATGGGTCAGAGGTGCTCCTGGCGCGGGATCAGGACCTCTTCGTAGACGAGCAGCAGGCCGGCGGCGACCGGGATGGCGATGAGCGCGCCGAGCACCCCGAGCAGGGTGCCGCCGGCGAGCACCGCGACGACCGTGACCGCACCGGGCACCGACACCGTGCGCTTCATGATGCGCGGGACGATCCAGTAGTTCTCGAGCTGCTGGTAGATGACGTAGTAGACGAGCACGACGAGCGCCAGCGTCGGGGACACGGTGAGCGCCGAGAGCGCCACGATGACCGCGCCGAGGGTGGCGCCGATGAGCGGGATGAGGCCGAGCAGACCGACCGAGACGGCCAGGATCGCGGCGTAGGGGATGCCCAGGACCTGCATCATCAGCCACGAGCAGACCGCGTTGATCGTCGCGACGGTGGCCTGGCCGAGGGCATACCCCCCGACGCGGCGCATGATCTCCTCCGCCAGCCGCACGACACCGGGGCGACGGCTGGCGGGCACGAGGCGGTATGCCCCGTCCTTGACCGCGGGCAGCGTCGCCAGGAGGTAGAGCGTGAGGATCGCCGAGGTGAGGACGCCCACCAGGCTGCCGGCGACCCAGCCGGCGGCGCCGAGGACGCCGCCGAAGAGCGTGGTCCACGTGCCGCGCTCGGTGAGCAGCCGGTCCAGTTCGGTGGTGGCGCGCTCGCTCACCGCGTAGCGCGCGTCGAGCTCGACCAGCCAGGGTGAGCCGGCCAGCTCCTCGACCACCTGCGGCGCGCGTTCGACCAGGGTGACGGCCTGGGCCACCACGCCGGGGAGCAGCGTCACCGCGCTCACCGCGCTCACCGTGACGAAACCCATGAAGACGACGAAGACGCTGCTCGGGCGGCTCACGCCGCGCCGGGTCAGCCCCTCGACCAGCGGGTTCAGCGCCAGCGTGAGGAAGACCGCGATGAGCAGGTAGGTGAGGACCGAGGACAGCCGGGTGAGGTTCTGCACGAGCAGCCAGGCCAGCAGCACCCCGAGCGCCCCGGTGAAGCCGATCGAGAAGGGGGAGGCCCAGAGCATCGGCTGCCGCGAGCGACCTGCGATCTCCTCGCCACGCCGGCCTGCTGGCCCGACGGAGGGCTCGCGCCCTGCCGGACCGATCGCCGGTGCCGCATCGGGGGCCGTCGCGGCAGGGGCACCGGCATGGATCTGCGCAAACAGCTCGGACTGGAGCCGGTTGCTCTCGTCGAGCAGCTCGCGCTGGCGCACCCGGAAGGCCTGCCAGCGCTGGACGGCGCGGACGCCGGCGCGGGGCGCGGCGGCCGGGTTGACCGCCCGGGCCGCCCGGCGCAAGCGGGCCGCCCGTCCCGCGGAAGTGGTCTCGTCGGGCTCGGTCGTCCCGCCCGGAGGCGCCTCCGTGCCCACCTCGCGAGGGCGGATGGGCTCGTCCTGCCCGCGCCGACGCGTCCCGCCCTCGCGCGTCGGGTGCGGGCGACGTGGTGCGTGCTGGGTCGTCACGAGGCGTGGGCGCGGGCGGGGACCTGGGCAGCGACCAGGGGGAGGGCCCAGTCGTCGGCCGAGGCGTGGACCGGCCTGCGGGCGTGACGAACGGGGCTCATGTGACCACCGTAGGGTGCCTGTCCGCCAGCCTCCCGCAGCCGCCCCGGTATGTCGCACTAGCATCCCCGCCATGAGCGATCTGCTGCTGCGCGACGTCCGGGTGGTCGCGATCGACGACGACGCCGCGGCCCCGACCGAGCCGGTGGACGTCCTCGTCCGCGACGGCGTGATCGCCGAGGTGGGTCCCGGCATCACCGGAGCCGAGGAGGTGCCGGTCCTGGACGGCGGGGGTCGCCACGTCGTGCCCGGGCTGTGGGACACGCACGTGCACATGGTGCAGTGGGCGCTGGGCCAGACCCGTCTCGACACCGCGGGCACGGCGAGCCCGTCGGAGGTGCTGGCGCGCGTCGTGGACCGCTTGACCTGGGGTTTCGACAGCCCCACCGGCGTGCTCGTCGGCTGGGGCCACCGGACCGGCAGGTGGCTGGAGCAGCCCACGGTCGCCGCGCTGGACGCCGTCACCGGCGAGGTCCCGGTGGCGCTCATCAGCGGGGACGGGCACCACGGCTGGCTCAACACCCCCGCGCTGCGCCTGCTCGGCAGCCCGCCGGTGGACGGGGTCGTCGCCGAGTCCGAGTGGTTCCCGCTCTACGACCGGCTGCAGCGGCTGCAGGGGCGCACGAGGAGTCGGAGTATGCCGTCACCCGCGCGATCCATGCCGCCCACACCCTCGGGGTGGTCGGGATCGTCGACCTGGAGTTCGGTCGCCCGTGGGAGCAGTGGCGCGAGCGCACCGCCGAGGGCATGCCGCCGCTGCGCGCCCGCACCGGGGTCTACCCCGAGGGCCTGGAGGACGCCATCGCCGCCGGGTTGCGCACCGGCGCCCCCATCCGGGCCACCGACGGCCTGGTCACCATGGGCCCGCTGAAGATCATCACCGACGGCTCGCTCAACACCCGCACCGCCTGGTGCTGCGACCCGTATGCCGACGGCCACCTCCTGCGCGACCCGCCGGGGCGGCGAACTACCCGGTGGAGGAGCTCACCGAGCTGCTGCACCGCGCGAAGGGGGCGGGTCTGGAGGCGGCGCTGCACGCCATCGGGGACGCCGCGGTGGGTGCGGTGCTCGACGCCTTCGCGGCCAGCGGCGCCGTGGGCTCGGTGGAGCACGCCCAGCTCGTCGACCCGGCCGACGTGCGCCGGTGGGCCGCCCTGCCGCAGCGGGTCGTGGCCAGCGTGCAGCCGGCGCACCTGCTCGACGACCGCTCGGTCACCGAGCAGTGCTGGCCGGACCGCACCGACCGCACCTTCACCCTGCGCAGCTTCCTCGACGCCGGGATCGAGCTGACGCTGGGCTCGGACGCGCCGGTGTCACCGCTCGATCCCTGGCAGGCGATGGCGGCCGCGGTGCACCGCGGGCCGGAGGACGGCGAGAGCTGGCACCCCGAGCAGGAGATCACGCCGGGGAGGCGCTCGCGGCCTCCGTCGACGGGCAGCGCGTCCGCGTGGGAGACCGGGGCGACCTGGTGCTGCTCGAGCAGGACCCGCTCCTGTCCTCCGGGACCAGCGCGGAGCGCGCGCGGCGGTTCCGCTACACCCTCGTGAGCGCGACCGTGCTCGACGGCCAGCTGGTGCATGGAGGCTGACCCGGGGTCAGCCGCGGCGCGCGGTTACAGTGGCGAGCCAGGCATACCTGTCACGCACCGCCGGAGGAGTCGCCCCCATGTCCGAGACCGCCATGTCCGAGACCAGCACGCCCGACACCACGTCCGTCCTCGTCGCCGGGGCGCGCACCCCGATGGGGCGGCTGCTCGGGTCGCTCTCCGGCCTGTCCGGTGCCGAGCTCGGCGGCCACGCGATCGCCGGGGCGCTGCAGCGGGCCGGCATCGCCGGCGACCAGGTCGACTACGTGATCATGGGCCAGGTCCTGACCGCCGGCGCGGGCCAGATCCCGGCCCGTCAGGCGGCGGTGGCGGGCGGCATCCCCATGGCCGTCCCGGCCCTCACGATCAACAAGGTCTGCCTGTCCGGCATCGACGCGATCGCGCTCGCCGACCAGCTCGTCCGGGCCGGCGAGGTCGAGGTCGTCGTCGCCGGGGGGCAGGAGTCGATGAGCGCGGCGCCCCACCTGCTGGAGAAGTCGCGCTCGGGCTTCAAGTACGGCGACGTGACGATGCGCGACCACATGGCCCACGACGGCCTGTGGGACGCCTTCACCGACCAGGCGATGGGCGGGCTCACTGAGGCCGCCAACAGCGCCGACGAGCAGGGCCGCTTCACCCGCGAGGAGCAGGACGCCTTCTCCGCTCGCAGCCACCAGCGGGCGGCCGCGGCCCAGGAGAAGGGGCTCTTCGACGATGAGGTGGTGCCGGTCGAGATCCCGCAGCGCAAGGGTGACCCGGTCACGGTGAGCACCGACGAGGGCATCCGGGCGGACACCACCACCGAGTCGCTGGGTCGGCTGCGGCCGGCCTTCGCCAAGGACGGCACGATCACCGCCGGCTCGGCCTCGCAGATCTCCGACGGCGCCTGCGCGGTCGTGGTGATGAGCAAGGCGAAGGCGACCGAGCTCGGTCTGGATTGGATCGCCGAGATCGGGGCGCACGGCATGGTGGCCGGGCCGGACTCGACGCTGCAGAGCCAGCCGGCGCGCGCCATCGCCGCCGCCTGCGCCAAGCAGGGCATCGAGCCGGCCGACCTGGACCTGGTGGAGATCAACGAGGCCTTCGCCGCGGTCGGCCTGGCCTCGACCGCCGAGCTCGGCCTCGACGAGGAGCGGGTCAACGTCAACGGCGGGGCGATCGCGCTGGGCCACCCGATCGGGATGTCCGGGGCTCGCATCCTGCTGCACCTCGCGCTGGAGCTGCAGCGGCGCGGCGGCGGCACCGGTGCGGCGGCGCTCTGCGGCGGCGGCGGGCAGGGTGACGCGCTCATCGTCACCGTGCCGCAGCGGTGAGCGACCCGGCCGACGACGACGGGCGCGTCCCGCAGGAGCAGGGCCGCGCCGATCAGGAGGCCAGGAAGGCCGACGCGCGGTCCGGCTCCTGGGAGATCCGCGAGCCGCGGCCGGGTGACCCGGAGTCGTTCGCGCGCCTGCACGCCCGGGTCTGGCGGGAGACCTACCGCGGCATCATGTCCGACGAGGTGGTCGACGCCCTCGACCCCGAGCAGTTCCGGCCGCTGTGGGAGCAGGTCGCCACGGCATACGCCGAGGATCGGGTCGCCGACGACGGGCGCGGGTTCCTCGTGGCCCTCGTCGAGGGCGAGCCGGCGGGCTTCTGCATGCACGGGCCGTCGCGTGACGAGGACCCGCCCGTGCCGCACCAGGTCTGGTCGCTCAACGTCGCCCCCGAGCACCAGGGCACCGGCCTGGCGCAGGAGCTGCTCCGCCGCGCCCTCGGCGAGCAGGCGACATACCTCTGGGTGGCGCAGGGCAACCACCGGGCCGTCCGCTTCTACGAGCGGCAGGGCTTCGCCCTCGACGGTGCGCAGAACCTCGACGGCCACGAAGGCGTCGTCGAGCTGCGCATGGTGCGCCCTTCCTGAGCAGAAAGGCGCACCCCACCCTCGCCTGAGCAGAGAAGCCTGCCCTCCCCGGGGCCTGAGCAGAGAAGCCTGCCCTCCCCGGGGCCTGAGCAGAGAAAGGTGCCCGAGGCAGGCGCTGCAACCCCTGCGTCGGGCCTGCTTCTCTGCTCAGGCGGACGCGAGCGCTACGGTCGGAGGGTGAACGAGCGACGCACCTTCTACCCCGAGATCGAGCCCTACCGGACCGAGATGCTGGACGTCGGCGACGGGCACGAGGTCTACGTCGAGGAGTCCGGCAACCCCCAGGGCAAGCCGGTGATCTTCGTCCACGGCGGACCCGGCAGCGGCACCAGCCCGAAGCAGCGACGGGTCTTCGACCCCGCGCGCTACCGCATCGTGCTCTTCGACCAGCGGATGGCGGGCCGGTCCACCCCGCACGCCTCGACCACGGTCGACCCGGCGCTGTGGGCGACCAACACCACCGCCCACCTCGTCGCCGACATGGAGCGCATCCGGGAGCACCTGGGGGTCGACCGGTGGCAGGTCTTCGGCGGGTCCTGGGGCTCGTGCCTGTCGCTGGCGTATGCCCAGGCGCACCCGGACCGGGTGACCGAGCTGGTGCTGCGGGGCATCTTCACGCTGCGCCCGGCCGAGCTGTCGTGGATGTACGAGCGGGGCCACCTCGAGCACGTCTACCCCGACCACTGGGCCGAGTTCGTCGCC encodes the following:
- a CDS encoding DUF6056 family protein — protein: MTTAPARPVDGATPSRVGRVAVVVAVLAAGCGWALVLRHGFPHGDDVLHAMAGQQPGDVRTVSGWLASWRFDYSWRNGRAADAVARLILLGGRPGAAVVGALVMVFMGLATWPWLRMAGGSRRLVASWAALGLALPFLAVQAHSWLTGEGLLWVSGLANYPLATLSFLVAAAAVSGALGGRGAWLALPVVLYAHIGHEVSAVATLVATLLALALRRPGRGQRGTWAAVVVSLAGFAVLATAPGLWRRTTEEDLVLPLLQALARTTLMFASLTLGWWLVLGTLAVVGAVLAGRGTRWVAVVAGLAAWVALWLVRRRWPRLADLCADADTAVPATALAVLTIGAAAVLVVSVLDLTVHAWGARAAYPVLALTGAAVVAAGVPIVASVCGQRAFFLPTTALVLAAGCALRLVLGALADRGVRGERAARSLLVLGVLGAVVSAGAYVAVTSSRAARNAAAYDAFVTEVEAARSAGSGEVVVPELPEEGYAYRRAFYLARYACDLRHFHDLPDGVLLTDPERREDRATTRTTGCETTWQRTLSRAGQRAAPDQP
- a CDS encoding GtrA family protein; the protein is MRSLLRFVLVGVANTAVYYLLYRLLLLGMPYVPAHLLGWSGAVVFSFFANSLFTFGCAPPGAASSPTPSRPWST
- a CDS encoding glycosyltransferase family 2 protein encodes the protein MPALSVVVPCLNEEGTLVELHGRLHEVAAGLGLGPGGLEVVLVDDGSTDATLDLARGLADADPSTVVLRLSRNFGKEAAMLAGLRAATGDAVALLDGDLQHPPELLASMYTLLTTTDAEQVVARRDRAEDPFVRSVLSRLYYRLVNGLIETVRIQDGVGDFRVMSRAFLDALLALPERNRFSKGLFSWVGFPTATVSYRNVSRGEGRSAWTLRSLLNYGIDGALAFNTRPLRLLMHLGGWAVLAAVAYLVWLLVGYLLHGVTQPGYITTIAVITGLSGVQLLAVGVMGEYVGRIYQEVKARPSYLVHEVIRHEDGGSDDGTGGVG
- the nucS gene encoding endonuclease NucS → MRVVIARCSVDYHGALEAHLPLATRLLMVKADGSVLIHSDGGSYKPLNWMAPPCAMATTEPDEVEAEQGVEQVWQVSHAKREDTLRVKIHEVLSDTSHDLGIDPGLVKDGVEAQLQALLAEHIGTLGDGYTLLRREYPTAIGPVDILCRDADGATIAVEIKRRGDIDGVEQLTRYLELLNRDPHLAPVEGVFAAQLIKPQARVLAGDRGIRCVTLDYEALRGLDDAEARLF
- a CDS encoding 3-hydroxyacyl-CoA dehydrogenase family protein; the encoded protein is MRQITTVGVIGLGTMGAGIVEVFARGGLEVVGVETTEELAERGRGILQASTDRAVAKGRLDEAGQSEILGRVTITTRMEDLAPADLVMEAVPEVMDLKHQVFSTLDGIVAQDAVLASNTSSLSITAIAAGTAHPERVVGMHFFNPAPVLKLVEVITTVRTEDSVRDGVVELSERIGKRPVVVADRAGFVANYLLFGYFVSALRMLEQGHVSRQDLDTAMRVGAGLPMGPCTLMDLVGLDVCHHIGDVIYAHSRSPMHAPSAMLERMVTAGLLGRKSGAGFYTYAKPGSGQVVPDTDDGSAPATAAVSAVGVVGAGEIADELVSRLRDGGYAVTQVSDPQDTEELRGLAHVGVVVEAHQIEAAGSLDEEETGSAPAPVPGQELWEVLGEICGPETVLTTVNEDLAVAVGALSGRPEKAAVLRIHAPTGNGQAVEIGRSSATDDATVATLCALVTSIGAEPVVCRDRPGLVVDALLMPHLMDAVRMLDEGYAGVADIDTALQHGLGYPVGPFAMIDQIGAEEVLTVCEELTEAGGLPRESVEPSPLLIEHVLLDRPFTG
- a CDS encoding AI-2E family transporter: MTTQHAPRRPHPTREGGTRRRGQDEPIRPREVGTEAPPGGTTEPDETTSAGRAARLRRAARAVNPAAAPRAGVRAVQRWQAFRVRQRELLDESNRLQSELFAQIHAGAPAATAPDAAPAIGPAGREPSVGPAGRRGEEIAGRSRQPMLWASPFSIGFTGALGVLLAWLLVQNLTRLSSVLTYLLIAVFLTLALNPLVEGLTRRGVSRPSSVFVVFMGFVTVSAVSAVTLLPGVVAQAVTLVERAPQVVEELAGSPWLVELDARYAVSERATTELDRLLTERGTWTTLFGGVLGAAGWVAGSLVGVLTSAILTLYLLATLPAVKDGAYRLVPASRRPGVVRLAEEIMRRVGGYALGQATVATINAVCSWLMMQVLGIPYAAILAVSVGLLGLIPLIGATLGAVIVALSALTVSPTLALVVLVYYVIYQQLENYWIVPRIMKRTVSVPGAVTVVAVLAGGTLLGVLGALIAIPVAAGLLLVYEEVLIPRQEHL
- a CDS encoding amidohydrolase family protein; translation: MSDLLLRDVRVVAIDDDAAAPTEPVDVLVRDGVIAEVGPGITGAEEVPVLDGGGRHVVPGLWDTHVHMVQWALGQTRLDTAGTASPSEVLARVVDRLTWGFDSPTGVLVGWGHRTGRWLEQPTVAALDAVTGEVPVALISGDGHHGWLNTPALRLLGSPPVDGVVAESEWFPLYDRLQRLQGRTRSRSMPSPARSMPPTPSGWSGSSTWSSVARGSSGASAPPRACRRCAPAPGSTPRAWRTPSPPGCAPAPPSGPPTAWSPWAR
- a CDS encoding amidohydrolase family protein, yielding MEELTELLHRAKGAGLEAALHAIGDAAVGAVLDAFAASGAVGSVEHAQLVDPADVRRWAALPQRVVASVQPAHLLDDRSVTEQCWPDRTDRTFTLRSFLDAGIELTLGSDAPVSPLDPWQAMAAAVHRGPEDGESWHPEQEITPGRRSRPPSTGSASAWETGATWCCSSRTRSCPPGPARSARGGSATPS
- a CDS encoding acetyl-CoA C-acyltransferase, whose translation is MSETAMSETSTPDTTSVLVAGARTPMGRLLGSLSGLSGAELGGHAIAGALQRAGIAGDQVDYVIMGQVLTAGAGQIPARQAAVAGGIPMAVPALTINKVCLSGIDAIALADQLVRAGEVEVVVAGGQESMSAAPHLLEKSRSGFKYGDVTMRDHMAHDGLWDAFTDQAMGGLTEAANSADEQGRFTREEQDAFSARSHQRAAAAQEKGLFDDEVVPVEIPQRKGDPVTVSTDEGIRADTTTESLGRLRPAFAKDGTITAGSASQISDGACAVVVMSKAKATELGLDWIAEIGAHGMVAGPDSTLQSQPARAIAAACAKQGIEPADLDLVEINEAFAAVGLASTAELGLDEERVNVNGGAIALGHPIGMSGARILLHLALELQRRGGGTGAAALCGGGGQGDALIVTVPQR
- a CDS encoding GNAT family N-acetyltransferase; its protein translation is MSDPADDDGRVPQEQGRADQEARKADARSGSWEIREPRPGDPESFARLHARVWRETYRGIMSDEVVDALDPEQFRPLWEQVATAYAEDRVADDGRGFLVALVEGEPAGFCMHGPSRDEDPPVPHQVWSLNVAPEHQGTGLAQELLRRALGEQATYLWVAQGNHRAVRFYERQGFALDGAQNLDGHEGVVELRMVRPS